CGAAAGAAATTACTTATCAGGAAAAAAAATCTCCATATAAAAATTGGTATTCCTATATCCCAAATATAAGAACAGCAAATAGAAAAATTCAAGAGCTTGATGATGCTATAGATGATTTTTATTCATCAGTATATATTGATAGACCTAAAGAATATCCTAGATCAATGAGTTTTCAAAATAATGAAATGAAACAAATTGATAATATAAAGGTGGATTATATATTAAATCCAGAAAGGAAGCAAGTTAGTCGAGAAGTAGATGATTTTTCAAAAATATATAGAGTAAATGGCTATACACTCTTAGAAGATACTGATACTTCAACTGGGAATATTGCAAAAGATGTATCAAATTTATTAAAAGAAGTTGAAGAGTTAAAGAAAGAATATCATACATATGCGTCAAATAAGAATTAGATTTATGAAACAATTTGAGATACTTTTGTCAATATATATGTCTGCTGATGTAGCTTTACAAATGGTAAATGAGATTAATTTATACGCTAAAGATAGGATTGCTAGAGAACTGTCTATTGATATTAATTTAGTAAATAGTAAATACCAAGCTTTAGATATTCAATATGAAAAATTGGTTCTTAAATTAACTGAGTTGCAAAAGATGATTACCGAATTTAAAAACGGTAAAAATAATAGGGATCTAAATAAAGATTTAATCAAATTTACTACAAATACAGAAATTAATGACAATGGATTATTGCTTGGTATTGAGAAAGTAATATCAAATAAAAAACCAAAGAGAGAGTTTGTATATAAAGCCTTACCTTATCAAAGTGTATATCCTGTCACAACAACTACTGTAATTGAAAATAAATTAAATCCAATTAATCAAGTCACTCATGTAGAAGTCTTTACACCTCATACTAAGAAAACAACTGATAATAGTGAAACCCTCTCTACCTCAACTCCAAACGATGCGAAAAAAGAAACTGTGGAAAATCCAAAATCAGAAACAGCAAAACAAGATGGGGTTAAGACACAGGAAGTAACAGTTGAGGCTGTTCAAACAAAAGAAGGACAAGCAGTTGAAACGCCACAAGATAAAGATGTTCAAACTCAAGCGGTGAGTCAAGAAGAGACAGCAACTGCTCATGAGGCGGTTTCTGCTTATAAAGAGACTGTAAATACTATCAATGCAGCAGGTTTAAATGCTGGTGAGATTGCGACAGTTATTGCCAACCAAGTTAATAACCTATCTGACATTGAAACATCACTAGGAAATGGGAATATCAATAAAGGTGCAGTATCTGTTCTTAAAGATGAGACTGAAAAATTACAAAATCTTATCTGGAATCAATCCTATGCTGTAATTGAAGATTATAATTTAGCACGAAATAATTATAATCTTCAAATTCAAACTCAAGAGGTTGAAGTGGATCAAGATATTGAAACAATCCTATCATCATCACAAAAAACCATAAATCAGCTTGATTCAAAAATTGGTGCTCGTCAATTAGATAGCGACTTTGTTAACCAAATATTATCAGTTAAAGATATGACTGCAAGCCTCCAATCACGTACTAAATAACAAAGACCCCCCTTTTTAACTATTCCTAATAAACACTACTTAACAAAACTAAAAAATAACTGAAGCTAAACAGTTCTAAGTAATATAAGACACAATCATGATAAGAGACTAAAAACGACACGTTTTTTAGTCTCTTTTTTGAATCGTTTGACAAGTCGATCATTTTGCGTTATAAATATCCCTAACAAAATGTGGAAGAAGGTAGGCAACTAATGAGTGAGTAAGAGGCATTTTATCAAAAACTAAATCAAATCAGACATTATATCCATCAGCATCCTGAGATTTCCGAAAAAGAATTTGAGACAACACAATTTTTAAAAGAAAACATTGAGGCCTTAGGAATCACAATTATTGATAAAGGGTTAAAGACGGGATTTATTGCAGAAATTGGTAGTGGAAATCCCATTATTGCTCTACGGGCAGATATTGATGCACTACCCATACAAGAAAAAAACGATCTACCATATGCTAGTCAAAATGGTGCCATGCATGCTTGTGGACATGATTTTCATCAAACTTCTTTGCTAGGTGCAGCAGAAAAGTTAAAAGAAATAGAAGAACAGCTGAAAGGAACGGTAAGGCTAACCTTCCAACCTGCAGAGGAAGTTTCAAAAGGTGCTTATCATGTTATCGAACAAGGTGGACTAGAAGGCGTCTCAGCAATTATTGGATATCATAATAATCCTCACTTAAAGCCTGGCCAAATTGGTTTGAGGTCAAAAGCCATTATGGCTGCAGTGGAAAAATTTACAGTTACAGTTGAGGGAGTTAGTGGACATGCCGCAAGACCAGAGTTTGGTGTTGATACTGTGCTTGCAATCACAACAATGGTAAATAATCTTCAAGCCATTGTTTCTCGAATGACCTCACCCTTTGAGCCAACTGTATTATCTGTGACACATATTGATGTTGGTTCCACATGGAATGTCTTACCTCAATCTGGTTATTTTGAAGGGACTATTCGTAGTTTTGATCCACAAGGAAGACAAACGTTAAGAGAACGTTTTGAGCGGATTGTAACAGCTAGTGCTGAACAATTTCAAGCAAAGGTTTCCATAAAGTGGGATCAAACGCCAACAGTGACCTATAACGATGAAACGCTAACGCCCTTAGTATTTGAACATTCTAAAAACTTTGCTCAAGTTATCGAAATTCCTCCATTAACTGGAGGAGAAGACTTTGCTGCTTATCAAGAACAAATCCCTGGTGTCTTTGCATTAATTGGCTCAAATGGGGATGAAGGAGCTCCTGATTTACACCATGATACATTTATGGTTAAAGACCAAGCTCTTGAAACAGCAGTTACTTATTATGTAGAAAATGCAAAATTACTTCTTAATTACTTTGATATGAAATAATCTGAGATTTATTTGATAGTCTAATCTTATCATCTTGATATGATTTTATTATTAGTTAAGTGAATTTTAAAATGATAGAATATAAATAATAATGCTTAAGGAGAAATAGTATGTTAAAGAAAAAAGTTTTAGGTCTTGCTGGGCTTGCACTTGCTTCAACACTTGTCTTGGCAACGTGTGGTTCTAAAGACTCAGATAGTAAGTCTAATGGCTCAGAAAAAGAAAAAGTTGTGTTCGCAACTTCAGGAGCAACTGCACCATTTGCTTACCAAAAAGATGGCAAACTAACAGGATTTGACATTGAGGTAGCTAAAACAGTCTTTAAAGGATCTGAAAAATATGATGTTTCATTTAAGAAAACAGAATGGTCTTCTATTTTTACAGGATTAGACTCAGATAAATACCAAATGGCTGGTGTTAATATCAGTTATAGTAAAGAGCGTGCTTCTAAATACCTATACTCATATCCAACGGGATCAACACCATCAGTATTAGTTGTTCCAAAAGATTCAGATATTAAATCATACAGTGATATTGGTGGCCATTCCACACAAGTTGTTCAAGGGACAACAACAGAAGCTCAATTGAAGAAATATAATGAGACAGCTTCTAAAAAAGTAGAATTGAAATACACCAATGAAAATATTACGCAAACGTTAGCAAACTTAAGTGAAGGAAAAGCAGATTTCAAGATCTTTGATGCACCAACGGTTAAAACAATCATCAAAAATCAAAACTTAGATAATTTGAAAACAATTGAGTTGAAATCAAAAGAACAACCTTATATCTACTTCCTATTTAGTCAAGACCAAACAAAACTTCAAAAATATGTTAACCAACGTATTAAGAAATTAAATGAAGACGGAACAATCAAGGAACTTGCTGAAGAGTACCTTGGCGGTGATTATGTTCCTTCAAAATCTGACTTAAAAGTACCAAGTGGTAAT
This Streptococcus urinalis 2285-97 DNA region includes the following protein-coding sequences:
- a CDS encoding amidohydrolase; the encoded protein is MRHYIHQHPEISEKEFETTQFLKENIEALGITIIDKGLKTGFIAEIGSGNPIIALRADIDALPIQEKNDLPYASQNGAMHACGHDFHQTSLLGAAEKLKEIEEQLKGTVRLTFQPAEEVSKGAYHVIEQGGLEGVSAIIGYHNNPHLKPGQIGLRSKAIMAAVEKFTVTVEGVSGHAARPEFGVDTVLAITTMVNNLQAIVSRMTSPFEPTVLSVTHIDVGSTWNVLPQSGYFEGTIRSFDPQGRQTLRERFERIVTASAEQFQAKVSIKWDQTPTVTYNDETLTPLVFEHSKNFAQVIEIPPLTGGEDFAAYQEQIPGVFALIGSNGDEGAPDLHHDTFMVKDQALETAVTYYVENAKLLLNYFDMK
- a CDS encoding transporter substrate-binding domain-containing protein → MLKKKVLGLAGLALASTLVLATCGSKDSDSKSNGSEKEKVVFATSGATAPFAYQKDGKLTGFDIEVAKTVFKGSEKYDVSFKKTEWSSIFTGLDSDKYQMAGVNISYSKERASKYLYSYPTGSTPSVLVVPKDSDIKSYSDIGGHSTQVVQGTTTEAQLKKYNETASKKVELKYTNENITQTLANLSEGKADFKIFDAPTVKTIIKNQNLDNLKTIELKSKEQPYIYFLFSQDQTKLQKYVNQRIKKLNEDGTIKELAEEYLGGDYVPSKSDLKVPSGN